acaattactgatgacggactaagtcatgttttaaatgggtattttagagacgatagacaaaaacggactaacaaaaataaattaaaaatgtttaaaagtttaaaaatgttataaagttgcccactcgaaatagcgaaagaattttcttaAAGAGCCTCaggagaattaaatatttttatggaagaaatttcTCAATAGTTAAATgtcagtattattttttttttaacaaagcaaaaagcatagacactttttcaaatttatcgcatttgtcgataaaacagttttacgttctcactttgtggtaaagcagtttatcgacggaatcaatgattgcatgaacattttcgatcgaaaatctttatcgtctCGAAATCAAATTCGCTGCGGATCCATGATTAGGCCCCTTAACTTTATGCCAACCATTTCCGACACGGGATGGCGGTGCgaatggttttattttttttttttttaaatatccctccaaaaaatcgaaattaaaagattttatcccttttctaaagtctttggcatatgcaggatatttttccatttcagaaattaaaatttcaaactgtttccgatttggaattttcattttcacttcaaatattacttaaaacaaccgcgtcgtttctatgtcgctctcaattatagcaacgacaaaaaacgactgtttctatgtcgtttttATACTCgcttcaaattggggaatctcaatttattttcgataaatgtcgataACGCCAACAGAAATGCCAAATAAGCGTTCTTatgtcgttttaaaacgataacgacaacgggaatatgGCCGATTATTACATTGTACATGCTTGGGTACAGATCCAAATGGACACTTCTTAAAATGTTTcagctattattttttaagagaaTTAATTACATCTTTTTAATAAACGCcttatacataaattaaaaaaaagctgtTACATATGGTTGGGATTTAATGGGTTAATGTATTTGAATTCCAAACTGATTttgatatttatgtatactaTTATAAAGGATGCTAATAATagttaacgggaattttcgaagATTACTCCATTGTCTGTGATTGATATCCACTAGGAATGTATAAAGTATACCTTGATATACCGTTGCCAAACGGCTATTGTCACTACAggattgtaaaaataaaaatattcgttGCACCCGCTGTTTATAACgaaaacatacataaaattaaaagtacTGAAGCACAATTTTAGATCAATTGACATAGATTTGTATATCCTCGTTGTAAAGCATTTACATAGTTCGAAAACTAtgacaaattgcatatatgattatattatatatacccaCATTTTCCACCTTTTTATAGCCTCTTTAAATATTAGTTGATTCTTCATATCTCTTAATTCAATACGCTTTTCACAAAACACAAAGAAATAACTGCCTAAATAATGTCAAAGCATGATCTAGCTTTAAGTGGCATCCACAAGATCTTATTTAGTCAAAAGCACAATAAGAAATTCTTACATATCATGGAATATTTTATTCTAACAATTAAATAATCTTACTTTATCTGACCTAGTTCCATTCTACTGGGAAATCCCTTGTCCGTCACGTAATTTTTTAATCTCTTTTGTTGCCCAATTACATAATGATTTTGTACGTGTTGCCTTCGATCTTTTACCGTCGGCTAAGAACTGAGTTATCGTGACATCTTCTAACATTGGATAGAGCCTTGGGCCAAACGCAGTGCATAAATCTCCAATAAATCCAGCTGCGCTTGCTATCATTGAGTCTGAGTTATCTCCGTCAACAGCTATGCGTTTTATAAATGCAATTATATTAACTAAATGAGACTCTAAGTGGAATACATCAGGGTGTGGTTGCTGCTCTACTCCTTTTAGTCCTTGAATAATTCCTGTGTAGGCTTCCAATACACTTTCTCgcaattcatttaaatattctatCATGTCATAGCTATTTGAATCTAcctaaaatttagaataaacatgtcaaatatatttgatattatatacaattaaattgaatttacctGAAGTTGTGAGGCTGCATTGAGCATATCTAATACAACACTTAAATATTTCACGAATTCGCTGCCAATACTTAAAGCCATATCCCCAAATGCTGATAAAATTTGCGGCTTAACACTACGATGAAGTGTTGGCTCCGATAAGTTTGCAAGAAGCAAAGCCATTATTTCATCACAGTATGGAATAATAAGTTGCTTTAGAGCCCGACATATATCTCCAGTTAAACCAACGGCAGCACAACACACTTGATATTCTTGGTGAGCTTTTAGACCCATAAATAAAAATGGTTTAAACGCATCCATATACTTGACAAACTTGTAACCAAGTAATTCTACCAGAGTTGAAACAGCTAGGAATGCGTCTTCCTGAACGCCTCCTGTTTTGCCAGAACTGGAGTTAAACATTGTCAAAAGTGCAGTCATTATAGCATCAGATATTTGAGGGGCATCTTCTTCACGTACTTTTCGAAGAACACTTTGTAATGTAGCACAAAGTAAAGATTGTAAATCATTAAACTGGTGGCGATCGTTGTGACTAGCAATATGTGATTCCATTTGTAAAACTTGATTCAATCGTTCTAAAATAACAATAGTTGTTCTCTGAACAACTAGGTAGCAATCAAGGGGGGAATTTTTAATCATATCCATTAGTGCTTCATAAGCAGCAGCTCTCAGATTCGCCTGCGTACCATCTTGCCTATCTGTTGCCTCGAGCAATTGAGTAATAATATACTCAAAAAATGGTGATAGACAATAGGTTTCTGGAGTTTCACCTTCATTAATTTCAGCTGCGTCATAAGCGGCATCTGATAAACCTATAAAAGCCCAACAGACGTTAGCAGCGACACGTGGTTCGGCTTTCAAGCCTTTAATAAAACATTCGAGAAGAGTATTCAAATATGTTTTGTTAATAGCCGCCTCTGGAACAATCTGAAAAAGTATACATTAAGAAATGTTTAACATAATTTAATGAGTTATATGTTCACTAACCCTTTATtgcttaaattattgaaattgacGCGAAAAGccgatatatttttaaacatttaagcAGTAAAATGAttgaattgcatttaaattttaattgcataaaAACTAATTACCTAGAATatgctgaaataaaaaaacatacacCTACATACTCAAATATGTGTATCTttcattcacatatttttataacggCAACGAAAAGCTTTCTATTCTAGGATTAATTGTACACCAGAAAATCtccgaaaaattaaatataaaataaaatactttcccTTAAACAGAAAATTATCGGCAGATCTactctaaaatataaaattacaaccATACATTTTAATacctaaaattaaattagaattatAGAGCTAATCTACGAACTTAAAAACTTACGTCACATATACGTCCAAAAGTCCAGGCGGTTGTGTCTCGAACTATCACACTTTCATCGTACATTAAATGTATAAGTGTAGGCATTGCTTGTTCTACCAAAGGTTTCAGTGTATTAGTTTCCAAGCCACTCAAGATAGATCCGAAAGTCATAACAGCTGCATCCCGGAAACGCCAATTAGGTGACTCTATGTTGTCTTTGATGAATGGAAAAACATACGGAACAATCTCATCTTCACAACAAGTTGCTAAGAGCATCAAGCAAACAGATGCAGCTTTAGCTGGACTCCAATTATCTTCATCATCACATTCATcttgttttgttaatttttcaactAAGACAGGTGTTAAATATTGCAAAGCACCTCTAGCGTAATGTTTAGATACTCGAATAGGTGCACGACCTGCATCGTTCGCCTCTTGAGTTTCTATTGCTAAATCGATTTCTTCATCGCAGACATTGGACCAAAATTCAATACCTTGTAGAGCAACTTGGTCATTTTCAGATTTCATTGCTTCTAAAGTTATGGGGAACAAAGCTTGGGCCATATAAGGCTCCATATATTGATAGTAAAGAGTTAGAATTTTAACAAGACATTGTAGAGCGGCAACGCAAACCTGGGAGTCTTGAGATTGCGTTGCTTCGCAAACTACTtccataataaaatttctttccaAATCTTTTTCAAAATTGGCTTTGGTAAATTCTAATGAATTATGTAGAGCGGTTGTTGCCGCGAGTCGTACATGATTACTGGGCTCCTGTTTTCTCATTCCATGAATAATAGCAGTTAATATTTGATTCGACTGATGTTCTAAAACACCATAACGGATATCTTGACATATGTATCCAATAGCTTCAAGAGCAGCTTCCCGGTTTATTTCACTGGAATCATCAGCAACAACTTTATTGACTAACGCTTGAATTAGAACTGGCCATCCTTTTAACGGTAATTCCGTTACAGCAACGTAAGCAACACATTGCGCAGCGCTAGAAGGTCGAGTATTTTCCGTTCCTAAAGCAGCGAGTATCTAGAAATACAAATAGtatgatttatttatgtataaaataaaaatatgtagaaaaataaatacatttttttttatgtactcGCGCGTATCCTCTGGAAACTGATGCCATCTTTGCTGATATTGTTGATTAACAGTTTCATCTTTACTTGTTAAATGATTCTTAAGTTGTAATCCTGCAGCCATACGTGCTACTGGGCTGTTGCTAATAGTAACCAATATATcagacaatgcttttaaaaattcGGGTAAATTTTCTTCCGCTGCTTGCTCCAAGAAATTTTTTGCTGATAGGAGCTCATTTTTGTCttagaattaaaaatgaaaaaaaaaaaataaaataaaataaaaataattcgttATTTccttattaatatataaatataatgagaTAGTCGAAATTATTTGCACTTCAAACGTTTTTACAAATTCCACAGAAAaggttttttcttgttgttattgcaatgtAACATAGTGCTATGACAACATTTTGGGTCCGTGTCTCAATAAAACCAGTGGGAAACCATTATTAGTTGCATGATGGACGAGACAAGACCAGCAATAATAGTAAAAGTAACGTAAAAATTTTAGCGATATGATAGGTTAAGACGCAATTACGGTGACCATATCTTCGCTGCACCGCATATCTTCcattttttaagtgttttagtataaaaaacattaagcaaaatatattatttttttttttgatcacCGCATCACCAGAGGGTATTTATGTACTATTATACAccgcttttttattttaatatcaataGTAATGTCAGCAGTAAGTCAATTATTAGATTATTGCTTGTTTGCAAGCGTTGGTGttagataaaattaaaaaactaacaACGGTCGCCAAATCACGACCGAGCGGTAATATGTCTCTCTCTATCATCTTACGGTTTACAATTAGATCAATTGCACAGAATTAAAACCACTAAAATGCTTTAGCACTACGGATTATGTTTGCGGATATGTGAATGAAGTGCAGCCAGAAATTTGTAATGACTGTTACGTCAGGGGGATTCACAATTATCGGCTATAGTCCACATTGAAGTCTTATCAATGCGGTTGTGACTGTCGTTTGTTTAGTTTGTTTATGTCACTATAATGTTAAATTTTGGACTTAAACATTGGACTGCTGGAGTATAATTTCAGGTCTACTTGTAGGTGCAACTACTGTTTAAAGTATTTGGCagtgttatttaaatttgtgcAAGAAATCGTGAAACGATACATCGTGAAAGAGATGGAAAACTATGTAAttctttgaaattattaaaaaatatatagcaaaAAGTATGAAGGGTAGGacatacataattacaaatatacatacgcattcataaagttttaataaccAATTTCCTCGAAACCgcgaatattaataatttacg
This portion of the Zeugodacus cucurbitae isolate PBARC_wt_2022May chromosome 3, idZeuCucr1.2, whole genome shotgun sequence genome encodes:
- the LOC105219450 gene encoding importin subunit beta, which produces MNAQVTLHLTRVLEKTVSPDKNELLSAKNFLEQAAEENLPEFLKALSDILVTISNSPVARMAAGLQLKNHLTSKDETVNQQYQQRWHQFPEDTREYIKKNILAALGTENTRPSSAAQCVAYVAVTELPLKGWPVLIQALVNKVVADDSSEINREAALEAIGYICQDIRYGVLEHQSNQILTAIIHGMRKQEPSNHVRLAATTALHNSLEFTKANFEKDLERNFIMEVVCEATQSQDSQVCVAALQCLVKILTLYYQYMEPYMAQALFPITLEAMKSENDQVALQGIEFWSNVCDEEIDLAIETQEANDAGRAPIRVSKHYARGALQYLTPVLVEKLTKQDECDDEDNWSPAKAASVCLMLLATCCEDEIVPYVFPFIKDNIESPNWRFRDAAVMTFGSILSGLETNTLKPLVEQAMPTLIHLMYDESVIVRDTTAWTFGRICDIVPEAAINKTYLNTLLECFIKGLKAEPRVAANVCWAFIGLSDAAYDAAEINEGETPETYCLSPFFEYIITQLLEATDRQDGTQANLRAAAYEALMDMIKNSPLDCYLVVQRTTIVILERLNQVLQMESHIASHNDRHQFNDLQSLLCATLQSVLRKVREEDAPQISDAIMTALLTMFNSSSGKTGGVQEDAFLAVSTLVELLGYKFVKYMDAFKPFLFMGLKAHQEYQVCCAAVGLTGDICRALKQLIIPYCDEIMALLLANLSEPTLHRSVKPQILSAFGDMALSIGSEFVKYLSVVLDMLNAASQLQVDSNSYDMIEYLNELRESVLEAYTGIIQGLKGVEQQPHPDVFHLESHLVNIIAFIKRIAVDGDNSDSMIASAAGFIGDLCTAFGPRLYPMLEDVTITQFLADGKRSKATRTKSLCNWATKEIKKLRDGQGISQ